A part of Variovorax sp. HW608 genomic DNA contains:
- a CDS encoding AI-2E family transporter, producing MEPNLIRRHLSIRWLVPATCAIALLHFGRDVLQPMTVAGMLTLAIAPLVRRLRHLGLGRTAATLAGVVLVACTAVAALLVLAYQLAQVAADLPQYRAAIVDKIEQAREHTVRPAEKLSAELAALVPLGDQANGRRGAAGHASVHEPKSVEVVPAPPSPGQPVSRLLGSAWHAAAAGGLVLVLLVFSLLDQDGLRDRLLRLAGRSELATTLQALVDAANGVSRFFVSQCTVNLCFGIVVGITLWALGLPHAALFGALAASLRFVPYVGILAAGGVIAGFAAAVDPGWSLMLAALALLVLLELGVAYVVEPHVYGHSSGLAPVGIIVSALFWSAVWGPVGLVLSTPLTLCLVVAGRHMRALEPITIFFAESPGITRAQRLYHGVFSGDLRELEEDGRNYLRRRSFASYCDHLLLPAAALAADDYRAKRIGEQQLQALRLTLVGLVESLTVAKASRRGARRPRAATIVEANLGAHLRLMREARLGRWQGPLEGPSAPIVLCASLASERDEFEAELLVRALTEAGVDARSVTLPHQPDPQEAESGVAGRITTVFASYPEDATLEQWRSACRELRSHLPRAVLATVRLPLDLGGPDEKAIQGEVDLVLRSFAEAIAFVQAGTTAHGSHISP from the coding sequence ATGGAGCCGAACCTCATTCGCCGGCACCTCTCGATCCGCTGGCTGGTGCCCGCCACCTGTGCCATCGCGCTGCTGCATTTCGGGCGCGACGTGCTGCAGCCCATGACCGTGGCCGGCATGCTGACGCTGGCGATTGCGCCGCTCGTGCGACGCCTGCGGCACCTGGGCCTCGGGCGCACGGCCGCCACGCTGGCGGGCGTCGTGCTGGTGGCATGCACCGCCGTCGCGGCGCTCTTGGTGCTCGCTTACCAGCTGGCCCAGGTGGCTGCCGATCTGCCGCAGTATCGCGCAGCCATCGTGGACAAGATCGAACAGGCGCGCGAACACACGGTCCGCCCGGCGGAGAAGCTGAGCGCCGAACTGGCTGCGCTGGTGCCGCTGGGCGACCAGGCGAACGGCAGGCGAGGGGCGGCGGGCCACGCGTCCGTGCATGAGCCGAAGAGCGTGGAGGTGGTGCCGGCGCCGCCCTCGCCGGGCCAGCCCGTCAGCCGCCTGCTCGGGTCCGCCTGGCACGCGGCCGCTGCCGGCGGCCTCGTCCTCGTCCTGCTCGTGTTCAGCCTGCTGGACCAGGACGGGCTGCGCGACCGCCTGCTGCGCCTTGCGGGTCGTTCGGAGCTGGCCACCACGCTGCAGGCGCTGGTGGACGCCGCGAACGGCGTCTCCCGTTTCTTCGTGAGCCAGTGCACCGTGAACCTGTGCTTCGGCATCGTCGTGGGCATCACACTCTGGGCGCTCGGCCTTCCGCACGCGGCGTTGTTCGGGGCGCTCGCCGCCAGCCTGCGCTTCGTGCCCTACGTGGGCATCCTCGCGGCGGGCGGGGTGATCGCCGGCTTCGCGGCCGCGGTGGACCCGGGCTGGTCGCTCATGCTCGCGGCGCTGGCGCTCCTGGTCCTGCTGGAGCTCGGCGTCGCCTACGTGGTCGAACCGCATGTGTACGGCCACAGCAGCGGGCTCGCGCCCGTGGGCATCATCGTGTCGGCGCTGTTCTGGAGCGCCGTCTGGGGCCCCGTCGGCCTGGTCCTCTCGACGCCGCTCACGCTCTGCCTCGTGGTCGCGGGGCGGCACATGCGCGCGCTGGAACCGATCACCATCTTCTTTGCCGAGAGCCCCGGGATCACGCGGGCGCAGCGCCTCTATCACGGCGTGTTCTCCGGCGACCTGCGCGAACTCGAGGAAGACGGCCGCAACTATCTGCGCCGGCGCAGCTTCGCGTCCTATTGCGACCACCTCCTGCTGCCGGCCGCCGCCCTGGCGGCAGACGACTATCGCGCCAAGCGCATCGGCGAGCAGCAGTTGCAGGCGCTGCGCCTCACCCTCGTCGGCCTGGTCGAATCGCTGACAGTCGCCAAGGCAAGCCGCCGCGGCGCCCGCCGGCCGCGCGCGGCGACCATCGTGGAAGCCAACCTCGGCGCCCACCTCCGCCTGATGCGGGAAGCCCGCCTCGGCCGCTGGCAAGGCCCCTTGGAAGGCCCTTCGGCGCCGATCGTCCTGTGCGCCAGCCTGGCGTCCGAGCGCGATGAATTCGAGGCCGAGCTGCTGGTACGTGCGCTCACCGAGGCGGGCGTCGATGCCAGGAGCGTGACGCTGCCGCACCAGCCCGACCCGCAGGAGGCGGAATCGGGCGTGGCCGGGCGCATCACGACGGTGTTCGCCTCGTATCCGGAAGACGCCACGCTCGAGCAATGGCGCAGCGCCTGCCGCGAGTTGCGCAGCCATCTGCCGCGGGCCGTGCTGGCCACCGTACGGCTGCCGCTGGACCTTGGCGGGCCCGATGAAAAAGCCATCCAGGGCGAGGTGGACCTCGTGCTGCGCTCCTTTGCCGAGGCGATCGCCTTCGTGCAGGCGGGCACCACGGCCCACGGCAGCCACATATCCCCATGA
- a CDS encoding efflux RND transporter permease subunit — protein sequence MNDFNLTEWALKHRAFVLFMLLVVAVAGVFSFKKLGQLEDPNFSVPSMTAMVVWPGATAQQMQDEVLNRMEKKFEQIDHFEKVVTFARQGFGGMTLTVKGGTSSAAQREAWYQARKKLNDLRLEMPDGVIGPIVNDEYGDVYSLMYAVKGDGFSHADLSDIAEDIKRSMLKVPMVKKVDVVGKQAKRIYIEFSNERLATLGITPLAIAESLKSQNAMQPSGQFDTQGDRVMVRVSGQFASLDDIRNVPVAAGGRTIKLGDIATVTRGYEDPPTYTVRHNGQPVLMLAISMTSDGNVVELGKAMETAVAKIQSELPHGVELERVADQPTTVKDAVWDFERSLMEALVIVIAVSLASLGWRAGLVVATSVPLVLGGVAVVMLAMGWNLERISLGSLIIALGLLVDDAIIAIEMMVSKMEVGWDREKAAAFSYSATAMPRLTGALITAAGFMPIGFSKSTTGEYAGGIFWIVGAAVLFSWLCSGIFTPYLAAKMLPADFGKHHHGGDPYDSKFYRKLRGLIEMAIDHRWLVIAATVGALVLALAGMKLVPQQFFPNSSRPELLIDLRLKEGASFQATTEQVKHMEAVLAKEEDVRFFTAYTGAGAPRFYLALNPELPNPGFAQFVVMTKDMAARERVRSKLMAGVGTEFPQAWIRVTRLEMGPSVGYPVQFRVVGPDKQVVRNIAREVEHLMRASPKLRDVQLDWNDPVRALKVDLDQDKARALGLTPADVSLVTQSVMNGATLSQLREHEDLVDIVARAVPGDRLNVDTLKDINLHTRQGTVVPLSQVATVRSEMEEPVLWRRNRDMAITVRADAIDGEQPVSVTQEIRPLLKDIEAKLPSGYRIDVGGAVEESDKANEALMAVAPMMLLTILVLLMLQLQDFSRMWMVMLTAPLGLIGVVPALLAFQAPLGFVAILGNIALGGMIMRNSVILIDQVQTEIAEGRDPWNAVLDAAIHRTRPVVLTALATVLAMVPLTRSVFWGPMAIAIMGGLTVATLLTIFFVPALYAAWFKVRRDSPQPQAAGLPQAAPAH from the coding sequence ATGAACGACTTCAACCTCACGGAATGGGCGCTCAAGCACCGCGCCTTCGTCCTGTTCATGCTGCTCGTCGTCGCGGTCGCCGGCGTCTTCAGCTTCAAGAAGCTGGGCCAGCTCGAAGACCCCAACTTCTCCGTTCCCTCGATGACCGCCATGGTCGTCTGGCCCGGCGCCACCGCCCAGCAGATGCAGGACGAGGTGCTCAACCGCATGGAGAAGAAGTTCGAGCAGATCGACCACTTCGAGAAGGTCGTCACTTTCGCGCGGCAGGGCTTCGGAGGCATGACGCTCACCGTGAAGGGTGGCACCTCCAGCGCCGCCCAGCGTGAAGCCTGGTACCAGGCGCGCAAGAAGCTCAACGACCTGCGCCTGGAGATGCCCGACGGCGTGATCGGGCCGATCGTCAACGACGAATACGGCGACGTCTACAGCCTCATGTATGCCGTCAAGGGCGACGGATTCAGCCATGCCGACCTGTCCGACATCGCCGAGGACATCAAGCGCAGCATGTTGAAGGTGCCGATGGTCAAAAAGGTCGACGTGGTCGGCAAGCAGGCCAAGCGCATCTACATCGAGTTCTCCAACGAACGCCTGGCCACGCTAGGCATCACGCCGCTGGCCATCGCCGAAAGCCTGAAGAGCCAGAACGCGATGCAGCCCTCCGGCCAGTTCGACACCCAGGGTGACCGTGTGATGGTGCGCGTGAGCGGCCAGTTCGCGAGCCTGGACGACATCCGCAACGTGCCGGTCGCGGCCGGCGGCCGCACGATCAAGCTCGGCGACATCGCGACCGTCACGCGCGGCTACGAGGACCCGCCGACCTACACCGTGCGCCACAACGGCCAGCCGGTGCTGATGCTGGCCATCTCGATGACGAGCGACGGCAACGTCGTCGAGCTCGGCAAGGCGATGGAGACCGCCGTCGCGAAGATCCAGTCCGAGCTGCCGCACGGCGTGGAGCTCGAACGCGTGGCCGACCAGCCCACCACCGTGAAGGATGCGGTCTGGGACTTCGAGCGCTCGCTCATGGAGGCGTTGGTCATCGTGATCGCAGTCAGCCTGGCGAGCCTCGGCTGGCGCGCCGGCCTGGTGGTGGCGACCTCGGTGCCGCTGGTGCTGGGCGGCGTGGCGGTGGTGATGCTGGCGATGGGCTGGAATCTCGAGCGCATCTCGCTGGGCTCGCTGATCATCGCGCTGGGCCTGCTGGTGGACGACGCGATCATCGCGATCGAGATGATGGTCTCGAAGATGGAAGTGGGCTGGGACCGCGAGAAGGCGGCCGCCTTCTCCTACTCGGCCACCGCGATGCCGCGCCTGACCGGCGCACTGATCACCGCCGCGGGCTTCATGCCGATCGGATTCTCGAAGTCGACCACCGGCGAGTACGCGGGCGGCATCTTCTGGATCGTCGGCGCCGCGGTCCTTTTCTCATGGCTCTGCTCGGGCATCTTCACGCCCTATCTCGCGGCGAAGATGCTGCCGGCCGATTTCGGCAAGCACCATCACGGCGGCGATCCGTACGACAGCAAGTTCTATCGCAAGCTGCGGGGGCTGATCGAAATGGCGATCGACCACCGCTGGCTCGTGATCGCCGCGACCGTGGGTGCGCTCGTGCTCGCCCTGGCCGGCATGAAGCTGGTGCCGCAGCAGTTCTTCCCCAACAGCTCGCGCCCCGAGCTGCTGATCGACCTGCGACTGAAGGAAGGCGCGTCGTTCCAGGCCACGACCGAGCAGGTCAAGCACATGGAAGCGGTGCTGGCCAAGGAAGAGGACGTCAGGTTCTTCACCGCCTACACCGGCGCCGGCGCTCCCCGCTTCTACCTGGCGCTCAACCCGGAACTGCCGAACCCCGGCTTCGCGCAGTTCGTCGTGATGACCAAGGACATGGCGGCCCGCGAGCGCGTGCGCTCCAAGCTGATGGCCGGCGTCGGTACGGAGTTTCCGCAGGCGTGGATCCGGGTTACCCGGCTGGAGATGGGGCCTTCGGTGGGCTACCCCGTGCAGTTCCGCGTCGTCGGCCCCGATAAGCAGGTGGTGCGCAACATCGCTCGCGAGGTCGAGCACTTGATGCGCGCAAGCCCGAAGCTGCGCGACGTGCAGCTTGACTGGAACGACCCGGTGCGCGCGCTGAAGGTGGATCTCGACCAGGACAAGGCGCGTGCGCTCGGGCTCACGCCGGCCGATGTCTCGCTGGTGACCCAGAGCGTGATGAACGGCGCGACGCTATCGCAGCTGCGCGAGCACGAGGACCTCGTCGACATCGTGGCCCGCGCCGTGCCGGGCGACCGCCTGAACGTCGACACGCTGAAGGACATCAACCTTCACACGCGCCAGGGCACGGTGGTTCCGCTGTCGCAGGTCGCCACTGTGCGCTCCGAGATGGAAGAGCCGGTGCTGTGGCGCCGCAACCGCGACATGGCGATCACCGTGCGCGCCGATGCGATCGACGGCGAGCAGCCCGTGTCCGTGACGCAGGAGATCCGTCCGCTGCTGAAGGACATCGAGGCGAAGCTGCCGTCCGGCTACCGAATCGATGTCGGTGGCGCCGTCGAGGAAAGCGACAAGGCCAACGAGGCGCTGATGGCGGTCGCCCCGATGATGCTGCTGACCATCCTGGTCCTCCTGATGCTTCAATTGCAGGACTTCTCCCGCATGTGGATGGTGATGCTGACGGCGCCGCTGGGCCTGATCGGCGTGGTGCCGGCGCTGCTGGCGTTCCAGGCGCCGCTGGGCTTCGTGGCGATCCTCGGCAATATCGCGCTGGGCGGCATGATCATGCGCAACTCGGTGATCCTGATCGACCAGGTGCAGACCGAGATTGCCGAAGGCCGCGACCCGTGGAACGCTGTGCTGGACGCGGCCATCCACCGGACGCGCCCGGTGGTGCTCACGGCGCTGGCCACCGTGCTCGCGATGGTGCCGCTGACGCGCAGCGTGTTCTGGGGTCCGATGGCGATCGCGATCATGGGCGGCCTGACGGTTGCGACCTTGTTGACGATCTTCTTCGTGCCGGCGCTGTACGCGGCCTGGTTCAAGGTCCGCCGCGACAGCCCGCAGCCGCAGGCCGCCGGGCTGCCACAAGCGGCCCCTGCCCACTGA
- a CDS encoding MlaA family lipoprotein — MLPLLGPSTLRDTLALPVDWVGDPLTYMTPVVGRDALLAGTAVDARARLLPVDPVLDGALDRYTMVRDGFLQHRNALVHDAAGGGPLQEGQADAEEPPSSEPAASISAAAQREAVLSQ, encoded by the coding sequence GTGCTGCCGCTGCTCGGACCCTCGACCCTGCGCGACACGCTGGCGCTGCCGGTGGACTGGGTCGGCGATCCGCTCACCTACATGACGCCCGTCGTCGGTCGCGATGCGTTGCTCGCGGGAACGGCCGTGGACGCCCGCGCCCGCCTGCTGCCGGTGGATCCGGTCCTCGATGGCGCGCTCGACCGGTACACGATGGTGCGTGACGGCTTCCTGCAGCACCGGAACGCGCTCGTGCATGACGCGGCCGGCGGCGGGCCACTGCAGGAGGGGCAGGCGGATGCGGAAGAGCCACCTTCGAGCGAACCGGCCGCAAGCATCTCCGCAGCCGCGCAGCGGGAAGCGGTCCTGTCGCAATAG
- a CDS encoding patatin-like phospholipase family protein, protein MIARIPRAAAAGLALLLLTACASTRPWINHPAAVGAEVVQEGTLAPAPRPIVGAVTLSGGGARAAAFGLGVLQELKATRYEMDGRETTLLDEVGLISGVSGGSVLASYYAAFGDETFERFERDFLLVNFQTGLIRQATSPGTLYRLSSPWYGRSNVLAQRLEGVFRGETFGDVRKRRPWPRLLVTATDLTTGAPFEFTPEQFSLICSDLDSVPLSVAVAASSSVPLLLSPMTLRNYGGTCAPPARHPDADESHRNLSARFLRMIADSYSNAQQRPYIHLVDGGLADNLGVRGLVDHVTASGSLHESFHQLPTGSVHKIVLVVVDSERDLADRIDESERVPSTAQVLDAMIFGAGSRWTAETTEIVKETARRAAEEVRAARGRDGSAFAPDAEVFVINLRLRDLQDARTRQRLLQVPTAFEILPSDSRQLQAAGREVLRASPEFQRLRRSLGLDAGFAAAAHAEPERN, encoded by the coding sequence ATGATCGCCCGTATTCCCCGCGCAGCAGCGGCCGGCCTCGCGCTGCTGCTGTTGACGGCCTGCGCGTCGACACGCCCGTGGATCAACCACCCGGCCGCAGTCGGCGCGGAGGTGGTGCAGGAAGGCACTCTCGCGCCGGCGCCGCGGCCCATCGTCGGCGCCGTCACCCTCTCGGGCGGCGGCGCGCGCGCCGCGGCCTTCGGGCTCGGCGTCCTGCAGGAGCTGAAGGCTACGCGCTACGAGATGGACGGCCGCGAGACCACGCTGCTCGACGAGGTCGGACTGATCAGCGGCGTGTCGGGCGGCAGCGTCCTTGCAAGCTACTACGCCGCCTTCGGCGACGAAACGTTCGAGCGCTTCGAACGCGACTTCCTCCTGGTGAACTTCCAAACCGGCCTGATCCGGCAGGCCACGTCGCCCGGGACGCTGTACCGCCTGTCGTCGCCCTGGTACGGACGCAGCAATGTGCTGGCACAGCGCCTCGAGGGCGTGTTCCGCGGAGAGACCTTCGGGGACGTGCGCAAGCGGCGCCCCTGGCCCCGCCTGCTGGTGACGGCCACCGACCTCACGACGGGCGCGCCGTTCGAGTTCACGCCAGAGCAGTTCTCGCTGATCTGCTCTGACCTCGATTCGGTGCCGCTGTCGGTCGCCGTGGCCGCATCTTCCTCGGTCCCGCTGCTGCTCAGCCCCATGACACTGCGCAATTACGGCGGCACCTGCGCGCCGCCGGCCCGCCATCCCGATGCGGACGAATCGCATCGCAACCTGTCCGCACGATTCCTGCGGATGATCGCGGACAGCTACAGCAACGCGCAGCAGCGACCGTACATCCACCTCGTGGACGGCGGGCTCGCCGACAACCTGGGCGTGCGCGGCCTGGTGGATCACGTGACCGCCAGCGGCTCCCTGCACGAGAGCTTTCACCAACTGCCGACCGGATCGGTGCACAAGATCGTCCTCGTCGTCGTGGATTCGGAACGCGACCTGGCCGACCGCATCGACGAGAGCGAGCGGGTGCCGAGCACGGCGCAGGTGCTCGACGCCATGATCTTCGGCGCGGGATCGCGCTGGACGGCGGAGACCACCGAGATCGTCAAGGAGACCGCGCGCCGAGCGGCGGAGGAAGTGCGGGCGGCACGCGGCCGCGACGGCAGCGCGTTCGCGCCAGACGCCGAGGTCTTTGTCATCAATCTGCGGCTGCGGGACCTGCAGGATGCGCGGACGCGCCAGCGGCTGCTCCAGGTGCCGACTGCCTTCGAGATCCTGCCGTCCGATTCACGCCAGCTCCAGGCTGCGGGACGCGAAGTGCTGCGCGCTTCCCCCGAGTTCCAGCGCTTGCGGCGCAGCCTGGGACTGGACGCCGGCTTCGCCGCGGCCGCCCATGCCGAACCGGAGCGCAACTGA